The nucleotide sequence TCAATCTTTGAATCGGAAGGTCTACCTCATCGGCAAGGAAATTAAAGTTCCTATCGGTTGTAAATATAAACGTAGTGATGTTGGTTCAGATCGATTAGTCGCCGCTTTAGCAGCTAAAAATTTATTTCCTAAGGTGAGGATAGTGCTTGATTTTGGCACAGCGATTACTTTTGATTTTTTATCGGTTAAGGGTGATTATCAAGGGGGGATTATTTTGCCTGGAGCCGGCTCAACTCTTTCGGTATTTTCTAGCTGCGCCCTTCTTCCCAAGAAAATAAAGATAACTAAAACAAAACGAATTATACCTAAAGATACCGCCGAAAGCATAAGCAAGGGGTTGACTGAAGGGTTTTCAGTGATGATTAATTCTTTAGTTAAAAAATATTGTAAGCTTTTAAAAATTCCTCGTTCAGCAACTATTGTTGTTACCGGAGGCGAAGCTGCTTGGGTTAAGTCTAAGCTCGACTTCAGTTATTCCTATGAGCCATACCTAGTGGCAAAAGGTCTTCAAAGTTTGGCTGCCCAATATCTTTCCCAGTAAAAAAATTTAAAAATTTTCTTGACAAGGTTGTCTACTTAAGTATAATTAGCACTCTTGGGTAGAGATTGCTAAGTTAGTTAATTGCAGTTTTTTCGTTATTTTAGTCAAAAAAGGTTAGGTTTAATTAAAGGAGGTGCTTAGATGAAGTTTAAGCCATTATCTGATCGAATTTTGGTGAAACCGCTTGAGGCCAAGGAGCAGACTAAGGGGGGTATTGTTATT is from Candidatus Omnitrophota bacterium and encodes:
- a CDS encoding type III pantothenate kinase, coding for MIVVDVGNTSISLFQFKGKKITKIVSLSTRQVTKKAVKDALVNFSSGPILLCSVVPKVSKLFQSLNRKVYLIGKEIKVPIGCKYKRSDVGSDRLVAALAAKNLFPKVRIVLDFGTAITFDFLSVKGDYQGGIILPGAGSTLSVFSSCALLPKKIKITKTKRIIPKDTAESISKGLTEGFSVMINSLVKKYCKLLKIPRSATIVVTGGEAAWVKSKLDFSYSYEPYLVAKGLQSLAAQYLSQ